CAGTTGATGGTGGCGTTATCCGGGCACAGGAGCGATACCTTAGTGTCGTAGTGGGCGATAGTCAAATAGATCGCGACACCGACTGCCCCGAGGGCGAGAATACGCACCAGCCAGATCACCCACTGGGGGTAATCGGTTAGAGCTTCTTTTGGAGACTCTGAATGAGTGAGGTTTTGCATACCGATCCTGGTTGGTTATGGGTCATCACGCAGACCGCCGCGGTGATCTCGTTCACCGTCCCTCCAATGGACTTCGCCACCGGGGAACTCGGATCCGAGAGCGTCGCCGCGATGGTCTGCCAATTCAAGCCAGCGAGTACCTGGGGAGAGTAGCTCGCCCCATCGATCACAAACTTGTTGGCAAAATCGACAAACGGAATAGATCCATCATCCTGGGTTGTAGGGACATAGGGTGGCACATCGTAGATCTGGAGGAGGTCGTTCTCCTTCGCGGTGAGTGTCTGCAGTGGCGCATGGGTCCGTGTCTCTATCTCCCGAGTGACCAGCGACAGATACGGAGAGCTATAGCTCGCATGCACAAACGTAAAGGTATTCGTGTCAGGATAGACATCGGTACCGCTCGACTCCATCAGTTCTAGACCCTTAAAGGTCCCAAACTTCGAGAGTGCCCCAACGATGGCCCAGCGCTCAGCCGCGCAGTACGGGCAAAAGTCCGCCCCTACATAGAGCAGTTCAGGCTTGCCATTTAGCGTAAGCGGCCTACCCCCTTTGATCACCTGTGGAGGGGAGACCAACGCCGGGTTGACACCTACCTTAGTGAGCACACTCTCGGGGATGTCGGTGACGCGTGCTAACACATCCTGGGGCACTGCAGAGCCCAGCACCGCAGATGTCGGTGACGAGCTGGACTGATTGGATTTACGAGTGAAGAGAAAAGCCACAACGATGGCGGCGATGACGACCACCACGAGCCCGACCGCTAGCGGTCCCCGGCTTCGCTTGGTAGTGGTAGTTGGCATAGACTGCTCCTGTTGGTCAACAATACGACTGACTTGTCAGCCTACTTGCCCTACCGATACGCCACTCCGTCCGTCATATTCGACGCGTTCAGCGAGCTTGTCAACCTCTCATGATCATCAGTCGCAAAGGCGTATCACAAAGAGGTGGGACCACGACGGAACTAGCGAGCGCCACAGCATGATGGACCAAGGCGTTGAGGA
This sequence is a window from Ferrimicrobium sp.. Protein-coding genes within it:
- a CDS encoding DUF929 family protein, producing the protein MPTTTTKRSRGPLAVGLVVVVIAAIVVAFLFTRKSNQSSSSPTSAVLGSAVPQDVLARVTDIPESVLTKVGVNPALVSPPQVIKGGRPLTLNGKPELLYVGADFCPYCAAERWAIVGALSKFGTFKGLELMESSGTDVYPDTNTFTFVHASYSSPYLSLVTREIETRTHAPLQTLTAKENDLLQIYDVPPYVPTTQDDGSIPFVDFANKFVIDGASYSPQVLAGLNWQTIAATLSDPSSPVAKSIGGTVNEITAAVCVMTHNQPGSVCKTSLIQSLQKKL